The region ATAGAGGATGATTCATATTTCATATCAAGACTGAGGATATGATGATCTAGATGGATGATAGAATCTTAGAACCACAGGGCACAGGCAGCATGTCAGATGTTGGCCGACAAAGTCGAATAAACCAGGTAAATGTGAAGAAACAGAAATGCAGAAATACTCAATTCATTAAAAAGAGAGGTACAAAATATCTATGAGCAGAGAGCTTTACCAAAGGATATATGCCAGGGTTATACATATCAAGAATGTAGACTCGGTCTGCCATTACAAAGGTCCTATCAGTGAAAAACCCTAAGAGATATGATGGCAAACACAAGAGGGAGAAATTATTTTGGTCATACTATCATCGGCAAAGTCCATTTCATGGCCATTTCCTTGATGTGCATCAAGATCAATAATCATCACCCTGAAAATTTTATGGACAATTTTTCCTTAAGTGTTAATAGAATTAGTTAGCCGGCAACTTTAAAGACTAAATGTGATAGTACCTTGATATATTCAACTGAACAAAAGCAAAGTGGATGCATAAAGAAATATCTGCGTAAGCACAAAATCCTCCTCCATTTTCTGCAGAACAGTGATGAAAACCTCCTCCCACATTAATGGCCCATCCTCTCTCCTTTGCAAGTTTTGCAGCCAATATAGTTCCTCCAACCTTCCATTAGTACAGGAGTTAGATCATATAACTGGAGACCTTAAACAGACTTCAAGAAAAAAAGTAGCTTTACCTGTTTCCTAAATGGAAAAAGAACTTTATGTTGCACCAGACAATTGGGAAAAAATGCCACAGGAGGGACCTATATTGTATTTACTCTATGTCAGTAAATAATCCTTAATATGTCAACTTAATAAAGCCCCAGTAATGTCATTATGTTATCAGAAAAACAATGGAAACAAATAAACCAACAAATTCCAGCAACACCATAAAAATTTATGTCAACTCTACACCATCACCAACACAGTAGATATTTATAATAAACTAGACAGAAATTTCCATTTAAGTACTCCACAGAGAAAAGCAAGTAATGACAATAGGTTTAAACCACGGAAGAGTAAATAACTGCCTCAGGCTTACATGTAAGTGGAAAGTACCTCAATTATCTTGGCAACATTCGAACTTTGGTTCAGACTATTCAAGTATGATTTTGAGTGTACCTTTAGATtgaaaaaaggaaagaaagaaaatGCATTTAGCACAGGACACTGGTTAAAATGGATCAGATTGAATCATAGCGTATTTTGTCACAGCATGTAAAGCATAAAAGGCAAGCAAAACGATCAATGAGGTAGCTACATCATCAGAAACTCAGAATATAAGCCACGAAAAGCAAGGACTGTCAGTAGGTTTAAAGTCTAGATATCTAGTAACTGATATTTGCTAATTAGAATAATACTAATTAGCAAATATAAATGGCATATATTACTGCAACACATTTATTGGGCTGTGATTAATACTATTAATTAGtataataaattgcataaatgtatATATGGCAGTTGCAGATTTATGAGGCTGAGTCAGCCCCTTAACTTGTAATTTGAAGTGTATTTATATGGGATTTCTCGAGAGAAGATTCAGTTTTCAGAATATTTTTGAATTTGACAAGGACAACTATGTTCTTAAGGACGATGAGCAATAAAAAACAAATATCTTATATATTAACTTAACATGGTAAAAATGATAGAGGAGAAATGTTAACAAGGGCATTAGTTAAATAGAAAGTAATTAAACTACTTAAGTTGCTAATGAACTTAATATTCTTTTTACTTATTAATTTCTTAAATAGTGTTAGCTATTGGCCACCGAGCCGAGACCCGTGACAATGGAGGGAGCATTTGAATAATCAGCTTAAtcaaatgcttatgatatgaGAATTCATGTCATAAGTGATTCAATGTATGTTTGGTTTCACAGTTAGAGCACTTAGAATTGTTTCTAGATGTGTAGAATTGTTTTTGACATGTTTGTTTCTAGATGTGTAGAATTGTTTTTGACATGTTTATTGCTCTCGAGTACAATTGATTATGCTTTCCAGAATGGATTCAAGTTGAAGGTAAGATTTGTAGCTTTTGAACCTAAAGGTTATTTTCACACTAAAGTTTACTGTTCAACTCACTCTTGCAAGAATTTATCCAAACATAAATCATATCAACTCACTTTTAGCTAGAATCAATTTTATAGGGTCAATTCACTTAGAGTCTATATTTTTTACAGCATAACCAAAAAAGGGAATTAAAATGTTGGTTGTGTTTTcaacatttatttttaatatagAATCAGAATTTGGGTGAATGGAGATAAAAAAGGGAcaaaaataaaatagtaaaaagAGGATTCCAGGATTCCATGGTTCTAAATCATATGCATATAAAACAGAGAGCACAAGACTCTAAAGGTAACATTGTAATTGTAATTTATAATACGTGAATGGCACAATGAATGATCCTatttgtagatgtttgattggttgcagtttatggtaaaacactagctggattctaatgtcttgactaatgtcatgacatgctgtggagatgtttgtttgactgcattgtgtgttagaatatctagctgtactctgatgtcttgactgatgtcatgacatacttgagtggtatgctgcaggtttagctaatacaggacttactaaatgtcaaactagatgttatgacattcatccctgacagcagatactgaggaatagaacagttggtgttctattataactcagtatttattttcagtctgtttatcaaggaaataacagacctggaataaggcctactgtctgaatgtcaaactggatgttatgacattcatcattgacagcatatactgaacaacaggcagattggttttctgctacatttcagtatgtatctcagtctgttcttcaggagaacaacagaccatggcataaggctctttgtgtaaatgtcaaattggatattgtgacatttattaatgtaagctgatactgaagtatggactgagtggtcctgtacagtacagcatgttgtacagtctgttttcaggaaaaacagactcagcatatggtctatgatgtggacgtcaaactgaatgttgtgacattcattcctgacagcatatgctaaattgtaggttggttagtttttctgtttcagtagttttctcaggctattcttcgggaagtcaacagctgagctaaaatccaggaaactaacaactaagctacaattaatgaacctaacaaatagcctatttgttagtaccctaatatgtgaaaattaggttaacttgcttgaccttaatttcaggaaatacaagtacaaggcccaagtgctgcaatataaaaggatggctatccttcattcagaactcggggattttaggcgtgaagattttattgttccatatacttcactgctgtaatttttgtgtgtgtcttgtattaggtgtatcttgtgagccaagcaattatcacctacatgattgcattggactaggtgttcattgagttgtaagtgttgtgtcactctaagcttttaagcgtgagtgctgtgtatcttgattaaagctgttaagcacaatcaagagttgtttgaagtgtgacttcactataaactttaatataattaaaggttgtaatcactgaggtgattgagggggagtgaataggaactctgatcttagagtaagattgaaattgcattggataggtattaagtgatagggttaaacagttggtttaaggtctgaattaatactactaatagtggatttcttccctagcttggtagcccccagacgtaggtgtgtgtgacaccgaactggaTAAACAATTCCTTGagttatttactgcacttactttttaagttctattcttgtctgcgcagaattggatgtcataacatcccttgtgacatcgaaagtctgttaactagaatttcaatatTTATAGAGTCAATTGTCTTCGAAAAATTCTTAATTGCCTAACTAACTTCCTAACAAAAATTATACAAAAATAGAAGGCAAACAGGCAACAAGTTACGCCACTTCCTAAGATAACTAACTAACCATTCCAAAGAATAGCATCCTATACCAAAAAACATAGCATTATCAGTTTTCTTCAGCTATGTGAGAGAGCTTATTAACACAGTAAAACACATATTGTAAACTATTGTTATGAACTAGAACACTAAATAAGTCCAAATTAAGTCTAAGTCTAGATAAACTCTTCCAAATTTGATTAAATGACTTGGTTATTCGATAGAAAAAAAAAAACACATATTCACAAacaatttccaaaaaaaaaattaaaagagaGTGATAATTACCACTAGAAGGTCATCTTCAGAAGCTTCAAGAGGCTCAACAATGCGATTTTTATCCAAAACACCAAAAGAAACAAGGAAATTACAAATTCGTCCCCATTTGGAGGAATCAAAAGGATGcctaaaacaaaataaaaacacaaTTCCAAACGCAATTATTCACACAATTCCAAATTGCAGAACCGTTGGCAGCTTAATGGTTAATCGGTTATTACAGTTTCTCTATGCCGAGAAATGATATATCGTAAGAGTCGGAGTAGATAAGCGGAACCTGAATTGTGAAAAATAAAAGTAGTAAGCGGTTGAAGAA is a window of Lathyrus oleraceus cultivar Zhongwan6 chromosome 6, CAAS_Psat_ZW6_1.0, whole genome shotgun sequence DNA encoding:
- the LOC127097847 gene encoding histone deacetylase 2, with translation MSSSPSSSAAIGGDTRNRILSSNLYFDVSPSKVPLIYSDSYDISFLGIEKLHPFDSSKWGRICNFLVSFGVLDKNRIVEPLEASEDDLLVVHSKSYLNSLNQSSNVAKIIEVPPVAFFPNCLVQHKVLFPFRKQVGGTILAAKLAKERGWAINVGGGFHHCSAENGGGFCAYADISLCIHFAFVQLNISRVMIIDLDAHQGNGHEMDFADDNRVYILDMYNPGIYPLDYEARNYINQKVEVKSGTRTEEYLLKLDEALEIAGRRLNPELLVYNAGTDILEGDPLGRLKISPDGIALRDEKVFRFAREKKIPIVMLTSGGYMKSSARVIADSIVNLENKCLIETSGGP